GCGAGAAGCAGCGCGACAAGGTCCACGACATGGTCGAAAGGGCCGTCGCCGCAGGGGCATCGTTGGTCACCGGCGGCGAAAAAGTCGACCCCGGCTACTTCTACACACCCACGCTGCTCGCCGACGTCGATCCCGACAGCGAGATCGCGCAGGAAGAGGTCTTCGGACCGGTTCTGGCGGTGATCGCGTACGAGGACGACGACGACGCGGTGCGCATCGCCAACAACTCCATCTACGGACTGTCGGGAGCCGTATTCGGCAGCGAGGACCGCGCGCTGGCGGTCGCCCGCCGGATCCGCACCGGAACCTTCTCGATCAACGGCGGCAACTACTTCAGCCCCGACAGCCCGTTCGGCGGATACAAGCAGTCCGGCATCGGCCGGGAGATGGGGACCGCCGGGCTCGAGGAGTTCCTGGAGTCCAAGACGTTCGCCCGGGTGCTGACAGGAGAGCAGGCATGAGTCGACCGCTCGAAGGCGTCCGCATTCTCGAGGTGGCGATGTACGGGTTCGTCCCGTCCTGCGGTGCGGTACTGGGTGAGTGGGGCGCCGACGTCATCAAGGTCGAGCATGCCGTGACCGGTGACCCGCAGCGCGGGCTGCGCCAGACCGGTCCGCTGCGTGTCGAGGGCGACCCGAACCCGAACATCGAACACGCCAATCGCGGCAAGCGCAGCATCGGGCTCGACATGTCGGTACCCGAAGGCCGGGAGGTGCTGCTCGACCTCGCGCGCCGCGCCGATGTGTTCCTCACCAGCTTCCTGCCCGGCCACCGGACGAAGTTCGGCATCGACGTCGACGACATCCGCGCGGTCAACCCCGACATCATCTACGCGCGCGGCAGTGCGCTGGGACCGCGTGGCGAGGAGTCGGTCAAGGGCGGCTACGACATGACCGCGTTCTGGTGTCGCGCCGGTACGGCCGCCACCATCACCCCGCCGGGAATCGACGGCATGATCGCCCCGCCGGGACCCGCCTACGGCGACACCATCTCCGGAACCAACCTGGCCGGCGGCATCGCGGCCGCGCTGTTCAAGCGCGAACGCACCGGTGAGCCGTCGGTCGTGGACGTGTCGCTGCTGGGCAGTGGCCTGTGGTCGATGGGGCACACCGTCGCGCTGACCACCCACCTCAACCAGTTGATGGTGACTCCGCCTCCGGGGGTGCACGGTTCGCCGATCAACCCGCTGGTGGGCGTCTATCCGACGGCCGACGACCGCTACATCTCGTTCGTGATGATGCAGCCGACGAAGTTCTGGGCGGACGTGTGCACGCACATGGATCTCGACGACTACGCCGACGATCCGCGCTTCGCCACCGCCGAATCCTTCGCCGAGAACACCCCGGCCGCCGTCGAGATCCTCACCGAGGCGATGCGCAAACGCCCGCTGCCCGAGTGGAGTGAGCGGTTCGCGACGCTCGCCGGTCCATGGGCCCCGGTCCAGGACACCCTGCAGGCCGCGCAGGACGCGCAGGTGCGGGCCAACGAGTACATCGTGCGGGCCGGTGAGCTGGAGTTGGTGGCCAACCCGGTGCAGTTCGACGTCGCCGCCCCGCAGACCGGTGCCGCACCGGGTTTCGCCGAGCAGACCGACGACATCCTGGTCGAACTGGGCCTGGACTGGGACCGCATTATCGAGCTCAAGACGGCCGGCGCCGTCACGTGACAGTGGGGATCTGAATGCCGTTCATCGCTTCGATCGGGACGTACCTCCCGTGTTGGGGCACACCGCATCACCGCATCGCCGGTGACGACGAGGACGCCATCACGCTCGCCGTCGAGGCCGGATGCGCCGCGCTCAGCGCGGGTGGGACGGTGGAACGCGTCGTCCTGGTCAGCCGCGATCTGCCGCTGACCGAGAGCAGTAACGCCGCGGTGCTGCTGGCCGGCCTGGGCCTGGACCCCGAACTCGAGGTCGACGAACGGCTCGGCGGTGCGCCGGCGACGCTGGATGCGGTCAGCTCCGCCCGGCCGCGGTCACTGGTCATCGGCGTCGATCTGGAACCGGCGGGCGCGGCGGCGATCTTGACGTCTGACCGCGGTAAGCAGGTCCGCACCGCCGCCCGTGTCGCGCGCAGCCTGCCGGTGCGCACGCGCAACGCCGTCGGCGTCGTCCACGACTACGGCGACCCGCGTCTGCTGCACGAACGCGGACTGCTGGCCTCGCTCTCGGCGGCGTGGCTGGACACGCCGGTGGTCGTCGCGGGTGTCGAACACGACAAGGTGATGTCGCTGTGCATCGGCGAACCGCCCCGCCTGCCGACATCCGGAGCAAGTTCTGGTCTGTTTGCCCTCGCAAGCCTCACCGAGTCCCATACGATGGGCCCCTTGGTTGCGGTGGAGCAGGCTAGCCTGTCCGGCATCACCGTCACAGGCGGTGAGGCACAAGTGATTCGACGTGAACCGGCGGCACGGCTGCTACCCGAGGGGACGGTCACCCCGGGTGCCGACCTGGCGATTTCGCTGGCCGCCTACGAGCGCGCATTCGAGGCGAAGGTGCGCTGGGAGGCCGGCAAGCACACCGACAGCGACGTTCTGGATTTCCCGCCGCGCTACCGGGTCGGTGCTGACTGTGCACTGGACACCGACTACGAGTTGGTGCCGTTACCGCGGACCGGCACCGTCTACACCGAGGCGACCGTGCGGATTCCGGTGCCGGGGATGCGCTCGCCCTACTCGCTGGTGATCGTGGAACTCGACGGGACCGACGTGCGCGCACTGGTCAAGGTGACCGGCGCCGAACCGGGGTCGGTCGACATCGGCGCCAGGGGACAGATGGTCCTTCGTCGTGTCGCGGTGCGCTCCGGCGTGCCCGACTACGGTTACGCGTTCGAACCGGACGCGGCATGACCGCGCCGGAGTCGGAGGCGCCATGCGCAAGGTAGCAATCGTCGGTGCGGGCATGACGCCGTTCGCCGAGCACTATGCCCTCGGTATCAAGGACCTGCTGCCGATGGCGTTCGCTGAGTGCGCCGCCAGCGTCGACAAGGGCATGATCAAAGATGACATCGATGCGGCATGGTTCGGCGCCATGGGCACGACGGACGGCTTCCCCGCAGGTGTGCTGGCTGACACCCTCGGACTGCAGGATCTGCCGGTCACCCACATCGAGAACTCCTGTGCCACCGGCAATGACGCAGTGCGCAACGCGCTCTACGGGATCGCCTGTGGCGCGGCGGACGTCGCTCTGGTGATGGGTGCGGACAAGCTGCGCGAGGTCGCCACCAAGGACATGATGTGGGGCTGGGAGGCCACCACCCGCGATATGGCCTGGGACTACCCGCTGGGGCTCGTCGCACCTGCCGGCTTCGCACTGCATGTGCGCCGGTACCTGCACGAGTCACCGGCCACCCGTGAGCATCTGGCGATGATCGCGGTCAAGAACCACCGCAACGCCGTCGACAACCCGAAGGCCAGGCTGCGGTTCGAGATCACCGTCGAGCAGGCGCTGGCCGCACCGATCGTCGCCGACCCGTTCGGGATCTACGACTGCGCACCACAAAGCGACGGCGCCGCCGCGCTGATCCTGGCCGCCGAGGACGTCGTCGACCGTTTCACCGATCGGCCGGTGTGGATCCGCGGCGTCGGGCTGGGACTCGATTCGGTGATGTACCCGCACAAACCCGATATGACGACGTTTCCGGCGACGGTCCGCGCGGCCAAGCGCGCCTTCGGTATGGCCGGTGTGACACCGGCCGAGGTCGACGTCGCCGAGGTGCACGACTATTTCACCGGAATCGAGCTGATCAGCTATGAGGATCTCGGCTTCGCCGACCGTTTCGGTGCGTACAAGCTGGTCGAGGCCGAGGTGACCAGCATGGGCGGCGCGCTGCCGGTCAACCCCAGCGGCGGACTCAAGGCGAAGGGCCACCCGCCGGGCGCGACCGGTGTCGCGCAGTGCGTCGAGTTGTTCGAACAACTGCGCGGCGAGGCCGTCAATCAGGTCGATGGGGCGCGAATCGGTCTGGCGCACAACATCGGTGGTCCGACAGCGGTAGCGGCGGTCACCATCCTGGAAGGAGCCCGAGCCCATGGCTGAGCGGTGGACACCCGGGATTTCGCTGGGTAAGGGCATCTCGACACCGATGCAGGCGGTGGGCGGGCTGTTCTCGATGTCTGCCGACGCCTTCCGCTTCATCTTCCGCCGGCCGTTTCAGTGGCGGGAATTCCTCGAACAGTCCTGGTTCGTCGCCAAGGTCTCACTGGCACCCACTCTGCTGGTAGCGATTCCGTTCACGACGTTGGTGTCCTTCACGCTGAACATCCTTCTCCGCGAACTCGGCGCGGCTGACCTCTCGGGCGCCGGAGCGGCGTTCGGGGCGGTCACCCAGCTGGGTCCGATGGTGACCGTGCTGATCGTCGCAGGCGCGGGAGCGACAGCGATGTGCGCTGACCTCGGATCCCGCACCATCCGCGAGGAGATCGAGGCGATGGAGGTGCTCGGCATCAACCCCGTGCAGCGGTTGGTGACCCCTCGCATGCTGGCGTCGGGTCTGGTTGCCCTGCTACTCAACAGTCTCGTGGTGATCATCGGCATCCTCGGTGGCTACGTGTTCTCGGTGTTCGTGCAGGACGTCAACCCGGGCGCTTTCGCGGCCGGTATCACGCTGCTTACCGGGCTTCCCGAGATGATCATCTCGTGCGTGAAGGCCGCGTTGTTCGGGCTGATCGCCGGGATGGTGGCGTGCTATCGCGGCCTCACCATCACCGGCGGCGGAGCCAAGGCCGTGGGCAACGCGGTCAACGAGACGGTGGTCTACGCGTTCATGGCGCTGTTCGTCATCAACGTGCTGGTGACCGCCATCGGCATCCAACTGACGACGGGCTGACGCATGGGAACCCTGACCGTACTGCGATCGACCTATCCACGCGTCGCCAGGCAGTTCAGCCGCCCGGTGTCGTTGCTGAGCCGCATCGGTGACCACACGATGTTCTACGGGCGGGCCCTTGCCGGGATTCCGCACGCCACAATGCACTTCCGCAAGGAAGTCATCCGGCTCATCGCCGAGATATCCATGGGCGCGGGCACATTGGCGATGATCGGCGGCACCGTGGTAATCGTCGGATTCCTGACACTGGCCACCGGCGGGGTCCTGGCGATCCAGGGGTACAGCTCGCTGGGGAACATCGGCATCGAGGCGCTCACCGGCTTCCTGTCCGCCTTCATCAACGTCCGCATTGCAGCGCCGGTGGTGGCCGGCATCGGGCTGGCGGCCACGTTCGGCGCCGGAGTGACCGCCCAGCTGGGCGCCATGCGGATCAACGAGGAGATCGACGCACTGGAGAGCATGGGTATCCGCCCGGTGGAATACCTGGTGAGCACACGGATCGTGGCCGGGATGATCGCGATCACGCCGCTGTATTCGATTGCCGTCATCCTGTCGTTCGTCGCCAGCCAATTCACCACGGTGATGCTGCTGGGCCAGTCCAGCGGCCTGTACAAGCACTACTTCGACACGTTCCTCAACCCGATCGACCTGCTGTGGTCATTCCTGCAGGCCATCCTGATGGCGCTCACCATCCTGCTGATCCACACCTACTTCGGCTACTTCGCCTCGGGTGGCCCGTCGGGAGTCGGTGCCGCGGTGGGTAACGCGGTGCGCGCCTCCCTCATCCTCGTCGTGTCGGTGACACTGCTGGTGTCCCTGTCCGTCTACGGCTCCAACGGCAACTTCAATCTTTCGGGATAGGGGCTGAGTTGACGAGTAACCGTGCGAAGGCACTGGCCGGCCTGGCCAGTGTGGTGGTGTTCGGTCTGATCATCGCGCTGGCGATCGGCCTGTTCCGCGGCAGCTTCACCAAAACCATTCCGGTGACAGTGCTCTCGGACCGGGCCGGGTTGGTGATGAACCCCGACGCCAAGGTCAGGATGCGCGGTGTCGAGGTCGGCAAGGTGTCGTCCATCGAGGAACGTCCCGACGGCCAGGCCGCACTGCACCTCGCCATGGATCCGTCTCAGCTGCGCCTGATTCCATCGAATGTGGGCGTCGACATCGCCTCGTCGACGGTGTTCGGCGCCAAATTCGTGGAGCTCAACGCACCGGCTGACCCGTCGCCGGAGACGTTGCGCGCCGGGCAGGTGCTGCAGGGCGAGCACGTCACGGTCGAGATCAACACCGTGTTCCAGCAGTTGGTCACGGTGCTGGACAAGATCGACCCGGCGAAACTGAACGAGACGCTCGGTGCGATCGCCACCGCGTTCAACGGCCGCGGTGAGCAGTTCGGTCAGACGATGTCCGACTTCAACGCGCTGCTGGCCAAGCTCGAGCCGAGCCTGCCCAACCTGAGCCACGACATCGAGGCGGCGGTACCGACGTTCAACGCCTACGCCGACGCGGCACCCGATCTGATGAGGACCTTCGACAACGCCACACAGGTCAGCCGCTCGATAGTCGAGGAGCAGCAGAACCTCGACGAATTCCTGGTCAGCTCAATCGGTTTGGCAGACCTCGGCAACGAGGTCATCGGCGGTAACCGAAAGGCTCTCACCGACCTGGTGCACGTGCTGGTGCCCACCACCGACCTGCTCGCCCGCTACCACGACTCGGTGCGGTGCGGCATCGGTGGCCTCGTGCCGTTCTCGAAGTCCCCGCCGCAATACAACGGGATCATCGTCTCGGCCGGCCTCACGCTCGGCGTCGAGCGGTACCGATATCCGACGGATCTGCCGAAGGTCGCGGCCAAGAGCGGCGGCTACAACTACTGTGAGGCACTCGGCCTGCCCGAGCTGCCACCGGACTTCGTGCCGCCGTTGATCGTCGGCGACGTCGGCTCCAACCCCGCGCAGTACGGGAACTCGGGCATCTTGCTCAACTCGGACGGACTCAAACAGTGGCTCTATGGGCCGCTCGCCGGGCCACCACGCAACAGCGCACAAACGGGACAGCCAGGATGACGAAACTCACGGGCACGCTCATCAAGCTCATCACCTTCGCGGTGGTGATGGTAGTGCTGACAGCCTTTCTGTTCCTCGTCTTCAGTGACGGGCGAACCGGTGCGACAAACGGTTACTCGGCCGTCTTCGCAGACGCGTCGCGGCTCAAGTCGGGGGACGGCGTGCGGGTTGCCGGCGTCCGGGTCGGCACTGTCCAGAAGGTGTCCCTGCAGGGCGACAGGCGGGTCTTGATCGATTTCGACACCGACCGCGGCATCGTGCTGACCACTGCGACCAAGGCGGCGATCCGTTACCTCAACCTGGTCGGCGATCGCTATCTGGAACTCGTCGACACACCGGGTTCGACGAAGATCCTCCCGACCGGGGCGCAGATACCGCTCGATCGGACGGCGCCGGCGCTGGACCTCGACCTGCTGCTCGGTGGTCTCAAACCTGTGATCCAGGGACTCAATCCGCAAGACGTCAACGCGCTGACCTCGTCCCTGATCCAGGTCCTGCAGGGCCAGGGCGGAACGCTGGAATCGCTGATGTCGAGGACCTCGTCGTTCACCAACTCGCTGGCGGACAACGGCCAGGTCATCGAAGCCTTGATCGACGATCTGCGAACGGTGCTGGCGACGCTGGCCGAAGACGGTGACGAGTTCTCCGGCGCGGTCGACCGACTCGAGAAACTCGTCAATGGGCTGTCGGCCGATCGCGACCCGATCGGCACTGCCATCGAGTCGTTGGACAACGGCACGGCGTCACTGGCAGATCTGCTCGGTAGGGCCCGACAGCCGCTGGCCGGCACGGTCGACCAGTTGAACGAGCTCGCCCCGATCCTCGACAACGACAAGCCCCGGATCGACGCCACGCTTCAGAAGTTGCCCGAGATCTATCGCAAACTCGCACGGGTGGGCTCCTATGGCGCCTTCTTCCCTTATTACATCTGCGCTGTCACGTTCCGCGCCAGCGATCTTCAGGGACGCACGGTGGTCTTCCCGTGGATCCGGCAGGAAGCGGGAAGGTGCGAGGAGAACTAGATGCTGAAGTACCGCGGATCGCAGCTGATCAAGTCCGGCGTCATCGGCCTCGTCGTGATGATCCTCATCGTCGCCGTGGGCCTGGCACCGGAGCGCCTGATCTCCATGGCCACCGCACTGCGATACCAGGCGCTGTTCACCGAGGCGGGTGGCATTGCCACCGGTAACGATGTGACGGTCTCCGGCATCAAGGTCGGCTCGGTCACCTCGGTCGGTCTCGACAATGGCGACGCGCTGGTCGATTTCACCGTCGACAGCAGGTACGCGCTGGGCTCCGACAGCACGGCCGATATCCGCACCGGAACCCTGCTCGGCGAGCGGGTGCTGGTGCTGAAGCCGGCGGGCAGTGGCAACCTGTCGCGCACTGCGCCCATCCCGACGTCCCGAACGTCCTCGCCGTACTCGTTGTCGGATGCGCTCGGCGAGCTCACCACCAACACCGCCGGCACGAACACCGACACGCTCAACCAGTCGCTGGACACGCTGGCCGCGACGCTCGATCAGATCAGTCCTCAGCTGGGTCCGGCGTTCGACGGGCTGTCGCGGCTGTCGAAGTCGCTCAACAACCGAAACGAGAGTCTGTCGGAGCTGCTGAAGACGGCCGGCGACGTCACCGGGATCTTCGCCGAACGCAGCAAGCAGGTCAACGCGCTGATCCTGAACGCCAACGACCTGCTCGCCGTGCTCAATGAGCGCCGGCAGGCGATCGTGAGCCTGCTCGCCAACATCTCGGCGGTCTCACGTGAACTCAGCGGCGTGGTCGCCGACAACGAGCAGGAACTGGCGCCGACTCTGGAGCGGTTGAACTCGGTCACCGCGGTGCTGGAGAAGAACCGGGACAACCTGGCCAAGATGCTCCCCGGGGCGGCCAAGTACTACCTGACACAGGGCGAGATCGTCGCGAACGGCGCGTACTACAACGCCCTGGTCCCCAACCTCGCATTCGGACAGCTGCTGCAGCCGTTCCTGGACTACGCGTTCGGGTTCAGGCGAGGCGTCAATGCCGGTCAGCCGCCGGACAACGCCGGGCCGCGGGCCGAGCTGGAATTCCCCGTCAACGGCATCCCGCAGCCAGGAGATCTCCCTGATGATGGAAACCCGTAAGCGATTGGCGGCCGGCACGGCGTTGCTGCTGGTCGTCCTGCTGTTCGTCGGTGCCGCGTTCGTCGTGCGCCAGGTCTTTTTCGGGCCCACCACGGTCAGCGCGTACTTCCCGACGGCGACGGCGATCTACCCCGGTGACGAGGTGCGGGTGGCGGGCATCAAGGTCGGCACCATCGACGCCATCGAGCCCGAGGGCACGGAGACCAAGCTGGTGATGAAGATCGACCATGGCGTTTCGGTCCCGGCCGAGGCCAAGGCGATCATCGTCGCTCCGAACCTGATCGCCGCCCGCTACGTTCAGCTCACGCCGGCGTACCGGACGGGAGCAGGGCCGACGCTGGGTGACGGCGCGGTGATTCCGAGGGACAGGACCGCCGTACCGGTCGAGTGGGACGAGGTCAAGGACCAGTTGATGCGGCTGGCAACAGAATTGGGACCCGGTACCGGTCAGGATTCCAAGGTGTCCGGCACTTCGGTGTCGCGCTTCATCGACAGTGCCGCGAACGCGTTGGAGGGCAACGGCGACAAGCTCCGGCAAACGCTGGCTCAATTATCCGGCGCAGCACGGATTTTCGCCGAAGGCAGCGGCAACATCGTCGACATCGTCAAGAACCTGCAGATCTTCGTCAGTGCGCTTCGGGACAGTAAAGAACAGATCGTCCTGTTCCAGAATCGACTGGCCAGTCTGAGCAGCGTGTTGAACGACAACAGGGACGAGTTCGACGGCGCGCTGTCCGACCTGTCGGTCGCCATCGGCGAAGTGCAGCGGTTCGTCGCGGGGACCCGCAACCAGACCGCAGAGCAGATCCAGCGGCTGGGCAACGTCACTCAGGTCCTGGTCGACAATCGTCTCGCCCTCGAGAACGTTCTTCACATCACCCCGAACGCCATCGCCAACTTCAACAACATCTACTACCCGAACGGCGGGTCGGTCACGGGCGCCTTCTCGATCGTGAACTTCTCGAATCCGGTGTGGTTCATCTGCGGCATGATCGGCGCCGTCGCCAACGTCACCGCACCCGAGACGGCGAAACTCTGCGAGCAATACCTGGGTCCGGCGTTGCGGCTGGCCAACTTCAACAACCTTCCGCTTCCCGTCAACCCCTACCTGCGGCCTGCGGTGAATCCGGACCGGATGATCATCACCGATCCGAAGCTGGCCCCAGGCGGAGCCGGGCCGGGTGACCCACCCGAACCACCGCCGACCGTGTCGGCCTACACCGGCGCCGGAGACGTGCCACCGCCCCCTGGTTGGAGGGCTCCGCCCGGGCAGCCGGGACTGTACGCACCTGACAGGGATGCCCCGGCCATTCCGTCGCCGGCCCTGTTCCCGGGCGCGCCGCTTCCCGGACCGCCCAACGTGATGTCGAACGTGCCTCCGGGCCCGTCGACCGTCGAGGGGATGTTGCTTCCGGCGACCCCGCCGCCGCCGCCGCCGCCTCCGGATGCACCGCTGTTGCCGGCAGAAGGGATGCCGCCCTCATGATTCAGGCGACGAAGAGGTTTGCCGTCGTCGGCTCGTGCGTTGCCCTCACGCTGACGGGTTGTTCGTATCAGGGCTTGAACTCGCTGCCGCTGCCGGGGGCACCCGGGCGGGGATCCGACGCGGTCAGCTACCACGTGGAGGTCGCGAATGTGGC
Above is a window of Mycolicibacterium baixiangningiae DNA encoding:
- a CDS encoding CaiB/BaiF CoA transferase family protein translates to MSRPLEGVRILEVAMYGFVPSCGAVLGEWGADVIKVEHAVTGDPQRGLRQTGPLRVEGDPNPNIEHANRGKRSIGLDMSVPEGREVLLDLARRADVFLTSFLPGHRTKFGIDVDDIRAVNPDIIYARGSALGPRGEESVKGGYDMTAFWCRAGTAATITPPGIDGMIAPPGPAYGDTISGTNLAGGIAAALFKRERTGEPSVVDVSLLGSGLWSMGHTVALTTHLNQLMVTPPPGVHGSPINPLVGVYPTADDRYISFVMMQPTKFWADVCTHMDLDDYADDPRFATAESFAENTPAAVEILTEAMRKRPLPEWSERFATLAGPWAPVQDTLQAAQDAQVRANEYIVRAGELELVANPVQFDVAAPQTGAAPGFAEQTDDILVELGLDWDRIIELKTAGAVT
- a CDS encoding OB-fold domain-containing protein yields the protein MPFIASIGTYLPCWGTPHHRIAGDDEDAITLAVEAGCAALSAGGTVERVVLVSRDLPLTESSNAAVLLAGLGLDPELEVDERLGGAPATLDAVSSARPRSLVIGVDLEPAGAAAILTSDRGKQVRTAARVARSLPVRTRNAVGVVHDYGDPRLLHERGLLASLSAAWLDTPVVVAGVEHDKVMSLCIGEPPRLPTSGASSGLFALASLTESHTMGPLVAVEQASLSGITVTGGEAQVIRREPAARLLPEGTVTPGADLAISLAAYERAFEAKVRWEAGKHTDSDVLDFPPRYRVGADCALDTDYELVPLPRTGTVYTEATVRIPVPGMRSPYSLVIVELDGTDVRALVKVTGAEPGSVDIGARGQMVLRRVAVRSGVPDYGYAFEPDAA
- a CDS encoding thiolase C-terminal domain-containing protein: MRKVAIVGAGMTPFAEHYALGIKDLLPMAFAECAASVDKGMIKDDIDAAWFGAMGTTDGFPAGVLADTLGLQDLPVTHIENSCATGNDAVRNALYGIACGAADVALVMGADKLREVATKDMMWGWEATTRDMAWDYPLGLVAPAGFALHVRRYLHESPATREHLAMIAVKNHRNAVDNPKARLRFEITVEQALAAPIVADPFGIYDCAPQSDGAAALILAAEDVVDRFTDRPVWIRGVGLGLDSVMYPHKPDMTTFPATVRAAKRAFGMAGVTPAEVDVAEVHDYFTGIELISYEDLGFADRFGAYKLVEAEVTSMGGALPVNPSGGLKAKGHPPGATGVAQCVELFEQLRGEAVNQVDGARIGLAHNIGGPTAVAAVTILEGARAHG
- a CDS encoding MlaE family ABC transporter permease, producing the protein MAERWTPGISLGKGISTPMQAVGGLFSMSADAFRFIFRRPFQWREFLEQSWFVAKVSLAPTLLVAIPFTTLVSFTLNILLRELGAADLSGAGAAFGAVTQLGPMVTVLIVAGAGATAMCADLGSRTIREEIEAMEVLGINPVQRLVTPRMLASGLVALLLNSLVVIIGILGGYVFSVFVQDVNPGAFAAGITLLTGLPEMIISCVKAALFGLIAGMVACYRGLTITGGGAKAVGNAVNETVVYAFMALFVINVLVTAIGIQLTTG
- a CDS encoding MlaE family ABC transporter permease, which produces MGTLTVLRSTYPRVARQFSRPVSLLSRIGDHTMFYGRALAGIPHATMHFRKEVIRLIAEISMGAGTLAMIGGTVVIVGFLTLATGGVLAIQGYSSLGNIGIEALTGFLSAFINVRIAAPVVAGIGLAATFGAGVTAQLGAMRINEEIDALESMGIRPVEYLVSTRIVAGMIAITPLYSIAVILSFVASQFTTVMLLGQSSGLYKHYFDTFLNPIDLLWSFLQAILMALTILLIHTYFGYFASGGPSGVGAAVGNAVRASLILVVSVTLLVSLSVYGSNGNFNLSG
- a CDS encoding MCE family protein, which gives rise to MTSNRAKALAGLASVVVFGLIIALAIGLFRGSFTKTIPVTVLSDRAGLVMNPDAKVRMRGVEVGKVSSIEERPDGQAALHLAMDPSQLRLIPSNVGVDIASSTVFGAKFVELNAPADPSPETLRAGQVLQGEHVTVEINTVFQQLVTVLDKIDPAKLNETLGAIATAFNGRGEQFGQTMSDFNALLAKLEPSLPNLSHDIEAAVPTFNAYADAAPDLMRTFDNATQVSRSIVEEQQNLDEFLVSSIGLADLGNEVIGGNRKALTDLVHVLVPTTDLLARYHDSVRCGIGGLVPFSKSPPQYNGIIVSAGLTLGVERYRYPTDLPKVAAKSGGYNYCEALGLPELPPDFVPPLIVGDVGSNPAQYGNSGILLNSDGLKQWLYGPLAGPPRNSAQTGQPG
- a CDS encoding MCE family protein, which gives rise to MTKLTGTLIKLITFAVVMVVLTAFLFLVFSDGRTGATNGYSAVFADASRLKSGDGVRVAGVRVGTVQKVSLQGDRRVLIDFDTDRGIVLTTATKAAIRYLNLVGDRYLELVDTPGSTKILPTGAQIPLDRTAPALDLDLLLGGLKPVIQGLNPQDVNALTSSLIQVLQGQGGTLESLMSRTSSFTNSLADNGQVIEALIDDLRTVLATLAEDGDEFSGAVDRLEKLVNGLSADRDPIGTAIESLDNGTASLADLLGRARQPLAGTVDQLNELAPILDNDKPRIDATLQKLPEIYRKLARVGSYGAFFPYYICAVTFRASDLQGRTVVFPWIRQEAGRCEEN
- a CDS encoding MCE family protein; amino-acid sequence: MLKYRGSQLIKSGVIGLVVMILIVAVGLAPERLISMATALRYQALFTEAGGIATGNDVTVSGIKVGSVTSVGLDNGDALVDFTVDSRYALGSDSTADIRTGTLLGERVLVLKPAGSGNLSRTAPIPTSRTSSPYSLSDALGELTTNTAGTNTDTLNQSLDTLAATLDQISPQLGPAFDGLSRLSKSLNNRNESLSELLKTAGDVTGIFAERSKQVNALILNANDLLAVLNERRQAIVSLLANISAVSRELSGVVADNEQELAPTLERLNSVTAVLEKNRDNLAKMLPGAAKYYLTQGEIVANGAYYNALVPNLAFGQLLQPFLDYAFGFRRGVNAGQPPDNAGPRAELEFPVNGIPQPGDLPDDGNP
- a CDS encoding MCE family protein; this translates as MMETRKRLAAGTALLLVVLLFVGAAFVVRQVFFGPTTVSAYFPTATAIYPGDEVRVAGIKVGTIDAIEPEGTETKLVMKIDHGVSVPAEAKAIIVAPNLIAARYVQLTPAYRTGAGPTLGDGAVIPRDRTAVPVEWDEVKDQLMRLATELGPGTGQDSKVSGTSVSRFIDSAANALEGNGDKLRQTLAQLSGAARIFAEGSGNIVDIVKNLQIFVSALRDSKEQIVLFQNRLASLSSVLNDNRDEFDGALSDLSVAIGEVQRFVAGTRNQTAEQIQRLGNVTQVLVDNRLALENVLHITPNAIANFNNIYYPNGGSVTGAFSIVNFSNPVWFICGMIGAVANVTAPETAKLCEQYLGPALRLANFNNLPLPVNPYLRPAVNPDRMIITDPKLAPGGAGPGDPPEPPPTVSAYTGAGDVPPPPGWRAPPGQPGLYAPDRDAPAIPSPALFPGAPLPGPPNVMSNVPPGPSTVEGMLLPATPPPPPPPPDAPLLPAEGMPPS